CTCCCCCACGAACAGGACCCCAACCCCTACCAGACCCACAAACTCAACTTCCGCTACTTCTTCGTCCGCAAGGTCATGTTCGTCAAGTACGCCTGCGGCTTCATCCTCTTCCCAGGCGGCTTCGGCACCATGGACGAGTTCTTCGAAGCCCTCACCCTCATCCAGACCGAGAAAATAGAGAAGTTCCCCATCGTCTGCGTAGGCGTCGACTTCTGGACCGGCCTCATCGACTGGATGAAGTCCACCATGCTCGACAAGTACGCCACCATCAGCCCCGAAGACCTCGACCTCATCCATCTCACCGATGATGCCGACGAAGCCGTCCGCTTCATCACCGAACACTACAATCGCGAAGACTGGCTCGCCCGTAATCAGTCCAAACTGCCCTCCGACCTCTCCGCCGACCGACTCGTCCGCTGAGAACTCATCAACCCCACACACCCGCGACCAGACGCCACGTCACATGACGCGCGCGTCCGCTACCCTCATACTCCCTGCACATCGCTTCACCTCACCCGATCGGACCCCGCCGTGACCGACGCGTTCACCACCTCCCACCCACGCTTCGACGTCATCCTCTCCGACGTCGACGGCTGCCTCGTCTCCGAACACACCGACGCCCTCGACCTCCCGCGCCTCGCCAAACTCGCCGACCACAACCGCCTCGCCCGTAAGCACGCCGACCGGCCCCACATCACCCTCTGCACCGGCCGCCCCCAGCCCTTCGCCGAGTGCATGACCCGACTCATCGACAACCTCGACCTCCCCATCATCTGCGAGAACGGCGTCTACCTCTTCTACCCCCGCGACCACGTCTACGTCATGGACCCCGCCATCACCTCCACCCACCTCGACGCCATCGCCGAAGCCCAACACTGGATCATCGCCACCTTCAAAGACGCCGGCATCGTCATCCAGCCCGGCAAAGAAGCCTCCATCTCCCCCTACCACGCTGACCCCCACGCACTCGACCCCATCATGCCCCGCATCCGCGAAGAAGCCGAAAAACGCAACTGGCCCCTCCGC
This Phycisphaeraceae bacterium DNA region includes the following protein-coding sequences:
- a CDS encoding TIGR00730 family Rossman fold protein; the encoded protein is MNDTQALERGFHADTWRMFRIISEFVDGFEVMSEVGPAVTIFGSARTPETDPMYVKAVACGQKVCEQKLAVITGGGPGIMEAANRGAKACGGISVGLNIALPHEQDPNPYQTHKLNFRYFFVRKVMFVKYACGFILFPGGFGTMDEFFEALTLIQTEKIEKFPIVCVGVDFWTGLIDWMKSTMLDKYATISPEDLDLIHLTDDADEAVRFITEHYNREDWLARNQSKLPSDLSADRLVR
- a CDS encoding HAD hydrolase family protein: MTDAFTTSHPRFDVILSDVDGCLVSEHTDALDLPRLAKLADHNRLARKHADRPHITLCTGRPQPFAECMTRLIDNLDLPIICENGVYLFYPRDHVYVMDPAITSTHLDAIAEAQHWIIATFKDAGIVIQPGKEASISPYHADPHALDPIMPRIREEAEKRNWPLRISRSWNYINCDLLHISKTTGIQRFFDATSLTHDRAAGIGDTLGDLAIRQAVAWFACPANADPKLKEHADFTAPSQVIAGTIEILDHIAH